The following are encoded in a window of Parambassis ranga chromosome 15, fParRan2.1, whole genome shotgun sequence genomic DNA:
- the ninl gene encoding ninein-like protein, with protein MFPLQSLKSDEEAGSQKDSIQPHFPSKDNQQEQVELGVRGHHVLAAACDQLCLQQLHSEDVDTDLHGRVSIKDFKKALCGSAPISCSTPLRAADLQRALHRSKAELEERTARSTSPSLLTATVGQRVLSRLDDGSGCTSPERVVALWTEEGIRNSQDILQTLDFPLEERVCLTDLTLALDNELLVSGNGIHQAALISYKNEIQHLQEVAEQACRERDKVKADLDLADHRNLQLVREVDDRHASMETLNQSRIRDLELDFRDRLTALRSQWEQEREALLQQAEQERSALQGELQLLRGQESELQEELCSTTQENRRLEDELSSMKLQLAEAESSLSRLQRDLDQLLQDKFGSLDPSGSSLSHEERFSEIVKEYELQCRELQDRNDELSSELELLKSQRSNRKGGRSAGDGGGNNDIIDTSTLTWSDQHAESDSEDADMKRSSPPLVKKKLQPADKPALSSLDGASGPAVSIQTELALEQLKLKHNQDLQQLNIQLETQVNYYERSLELMRQSMEVERKDISQAFKLEISELEEQKSQAEQQVKQLKETLDKLQTQIQHGGAGWSNEQDRRVQRERAELEQNFAKEISNLVQRLSAEKDQLEAELKLKMDQEVMLVRTQLEEVRSENAALQERLSVLQQEVQNLEEDVNRKRRKLEEMEQEHERSREEEERLYKENSRYREEVLDLSSRNLQLSNDNAELSAHLRGDQESVRMLRERLATVSKEQDEEQMMLRRLQDAAAQQEREKQQLQASWTQERQLLERELSCCKDKLGREAELEAELSSVTLKLQWMEEDKAKLQRDAEDRNNKVEKLQQRVVSLESEAELLHSQLHAANQETLGHTQEVSELQRRLQDVHRQVEEMEAGLRKLMKEKEELRQALEEQEEQARITLQEETHTLRIQNQDLQQQLSDLQVQNLQVHKLTEEQQDLKTRLNEVEAARTQAQNQVVRADAALSVVQAQHLRQLQEVQQQTGCGFKEEVELLQAQLVEEQRRSQQLEETLRLQAQQSSSQISIKQDQYEKAMAALQQRSEDLETKLKALRLVLQEKVQQLKEQLVKNAKRSALLQDVYVENSELMKALQITEQRQKHAEKKSFQLEEKVAALHTLLREVVTASLAT; from the exons atgtttcctctgcagagcCTGAAGTCTGATGAGGAGGCAGGAAGTCAGAAGGACAGCATCCAGCCGCACTTTCCGTCTAAAG ataatcagcaggagcaggtggagctcggggtcagaggtcaccatGTCCTGGCAGCAGCGTGTGATcagctgtgtctgcagcagctccactctgaG GACGTGGACACTGACCTGCATGGCAGAGTGAGCATCAAGGACTTCAAGAAGGCTCTGTGTGGCTCCGCCCCCATCTCCTGCTCTACGCCCCTGCGAGCAGCAGACCTGCAGAGGGCGCTGCACAGG TCTAAGGCAGAGTTAGAGGAGCGCACGGCCCGCTCCACCTCACCCTCCCTGCTGACCGCCACGGTGGGTCAGAGGGTCCTCAGCCGGCTGGACGATGGCTCAGGATGCACCAGTCCCGAGCGGGTCGTTGCCCTCTGGACCGAGGAGGGCATCCGGAACAGCCAGGACATTCTGCAG acTCTGGACTTCCCCCTGGAGGAGCGTGTCTGTCTGACAGATTTGACTCTGGCTCTGGACAACGAGCTGCTGGTCAGTGGGAATGGCATCCACCAGGCGGCGCTCATCTCCTACAAGAATGAGATCCAGCACCTGCA GGAGGTGGCAGAGCAGGCCTGCAGGGAGCGGGATAAGGTGAAGGCAGACCTCGATCTGGCCGATCACAGGAACCTACAGCTGGTCAGAGAGGTGGACGACCGCCACGCCAGCATGGAGACACTCAACCAGAGCCGGATCAG AGACCTGGAGCTGGACTTCCGTGATAGGCTGACAGCTCTGCGCAGTCAGTGGGAGCAGGAGCGCGAGGCGCTGCTACAGCAGGCGGAGCAGGAGCGCAGCGCCCTGCAGggggagctgcagctgctccgaGGGCAggagtctgagctgcaggaggagctctGCAGCACCACACAG GAGAACCGTCGTTTGGAGGACGAGTTGAGTTccatgaagctgcagctggctGAAGCAGAGAGTTCACTGAGCCGACTCCAGAGAGACCTggaccagctgctgcaggacaag TTTGGCAGCTTGGATCCGAGTGGCAGCAGTCTGAGCCATGAGGAGCGCTTCTCTGAAATCGTCAAAGAGTACGAGCTGCAGTGCCGG GAGCTGCAGGACAGAAATGACGAGCTGAGCTCGGAGTTGGAGCTGCTGAAGAGTCAGAGGAGCAACAGGAAGGGCGGACGCTCTGCGGGGGACGGTGGCGGCAACAATGACATCATCGACACCAGCACACTGACCTGGAGTGACCAACATGCAGAGTCAGACTCTG AAGACGCAGACATGAAGCGCAGCTCGCCCCCTCTGGTCaagaagaagctgcagccagCCGATAAAcctg CACTCAGCTCTCTGGACGGCGCCTCTGGTCCGGCCGTCAGCATTCAGACCGAGCTGGCTCTGGAGCAGCTGAAGCTGAAACACAACCaggacctgcagcagctcaACATCCAGCTGGAGACACAG gtgaaCTACTACGAGCGCAGTCTGGAGCTGATGAGGCAGAGCATGGAGGTGGAGCGCAAAGACATCTCTCAGGCCTTCAAG CTGGAGATCAGCGAGCTCGAGGAGCAGAAGTctcaggcagagcagcaggtgaAGCAGCTGAAGGAGACACTGGACAAACTGCAGACTCAGATCCAACATGGAGGAGCAGGATGGAGCAATGAGCAGGACCGCAG ggtGCAGCGGGAGCGGGCTGAGCTGGAGCAGAACTTTGCCAAAGAGATCAGTAACCTGGTCCAGAGGCTCAGTGCAGAGAAGGACCAGCTGGAGGCTGAGCTGAAGCTGAAGATGGACCAGGAAGTGATGCTGGTCAG GACTCAGCTGGAGGAGGTCCGCTCGGAGAACGCCGCCCTGCAGGAGAGGCTGAGCGtcctgcagcaggaagtccaGAACCTGGAGGAGGACGTCAACAGGAAGAG gaggaagctggaggagatggagcaggagcacgagaggagcagagaggaagaggagcggctGTACAAAGAG AACTCCAGATATCGTGAGGAGGTTCTGGATTTGAGCAGCCGGAACTTGCAGCTGAGTAACGACAACGCGGAGCTGAGTGCTCATCTCCGTGGAGACCAGGAGTCCGTTCGGATGCTGCGGGAGCGCCTGGCAACAGTCTCCAAGGAGCAGGATGAAGAGCAAATGATG CTGCGGCGGCTGCAGGATGCGGCGGcgcagcaggagagggagaagcagcagctgcaggcgtCATGGACGCAGGAGAgacagctgctggagagagagctCAGCTGCTGCAAGGACAAG CTGGGTCGTGAGGCGGAGCTGGAGGCGGAGCTCAGCAGCGTGACTCTGAAGCTgcagtggatggaggaggacaaGGCCAAGCTGCAGAGAGACGCCGAGGACAGAAACAACAAG gtggagaagctgcagcagcggGTGGTCTCTCTGGAGTCGGAGGCAGAGCTTCTTCACTCACAGCTCCACGCCGCCAATCAGGAGACACTGGGCCACACTCAGGAAGTGAgcgagctgcagaggaggctgcaggacgtgcacagacaggtggaggagatggaggctgGCCTCCGGAAGCTGatgaaagagaaggaggagctTCGTCAGGccctggaggagcaggaggagcaggcgaGGATCACTCTGCAGGAGGAGACCCACACACTGAGGATCCAGAACcaggacctgcagcagcag CTGTCGGACCTGCAGGTCCAGAACCTACAGGTGCACAAACTGaccgaggagcagcaggacCTGAAGACCCGACTGAACGAGGTGGAAGCGGCCCGGACACAGGCGCAGAACCAG GTGGTGCGTGCGGATGCTGCTCTCAGCGTGGTGCAGGCGCAGCACCTGCGGCAGCTGCAGGAAGTGCAGCAGCAGACGGGCTGCGGGTTcaaagaggaggtggagcttCTGCAAGCGCAGctggtggaggagcagaggcgGAGTCAGCAGCTCGAGGAGACGCTGAGGCTGCAGGCGCAACAGAGCAGCTCCCAGATCAGCATCAAGCAG GACCAGTACGAGAAGGCGATGGCGGCGCTGCAGCAGAGGTCGGAGGACCTGGAGACCAAGCTGAAGGCGTTACGGCTGGTTCTGCAGGAGAAGGTCCAGCAGCTCAAAGAGCAG CTGGTGAAGAACGCCAAGCGGAGCGCGCTGCTGCAGGATGTGTATGTGGAGAACTCTGAGCTGATGAAGGCGCTGCAGATCACCGAGCAGCGGCAGAAACatgcagagaagaagagctTCCAGCTGGAGGAGAAGGTCGCTGCCCTCCACACGCTGCTGAGGGAGGTCGTGACCGCATCGCTCGCCACGTGA
- the gins1 gene encoding DNA replication complex GINS protein PSF1 → MFGEKAVELIRELHRMSDGQLPAFNEDGLRQVLQEMEALYDQNQTDVNEAKAEGRAELIPSIKLRHCCLLRNQRCLAAYLYDRLLRIRALRWEYGSVLPPNVRFHMCAEELQWFAQYKKSLASFMRSFGGGEGLDITQDMKPPKSLYIEVRCLKDHGEFEIDDGTVVLLKKNSQHFLPRWKCEQLIRQGVLEHVVS, encoded by the exons ATGTTCGGGGAGAAAGCCGTCGAGTTAATCAGGGAGCTTCACCGGATGAGCGACGGACAGCTGCCCGCTTTTAAC GAGGACGGACTGCGGCAGGTTCTGCAGGAGATGGAGGCCCTGTACGACCAGAACCAGACTGACGT gaACGAGGCGAAGGCTGAGGGCCGGGCTGAGCTGATTCCCTCCATCAAACTGCGTCACTGCTGCCTGCTGAGGAACCAGCGCTGCCTCGCCGCCTACCT ctacGACCGCCTGCTGAGGATCAGAGCTCTGCGCTGGGAGTACGGCAGCGTGCTGCCGCCAAACGTCCGCTTCCACATGTGTGCAGAGGAg ctgcaGTGGTTCGCTCAGTACAAAAAGTCTCTGGCGTCCTTCATGCGGTCCTTCGGTGGGGGGGAGGGTCTGGACATCACACAGGACATGAAGCCTCCAAAGAGTCTGTACATCGAG GTGAGGTGTTTGAAGGACCACGGAGAGTTTGAGATCGACGACGGCACGGTGGTCCTGCTGAAGAAGAACAGCCag CACTTCCTGCCACGGtggaaatgtgaacagctgatTCGTCAGGGAGTCCTGGAGCACGTCGTTTCCTGA